One window of the Anaeromyxobacter dehalogenans 2CP-C genome contains the following:
- a CDS encoding O-antigen ligase family protein, producing the protein MRPAEAVVVHAQGGRADAARAALVRLAWAGAALTAASLPVSIAGMQIGAGVALGALLLRRLAGGRGPPVPAPGAQVALATVVLLGAALASIAIAALAGAGAGRLDHVLYARGLAVPLVFLLAIERGDPGEDPEAPRRRALALVVAWAVAALVPASIAWAQHRTGFDLLHALGLRDAPLRAKLYTGVGPLDVPTGRYGAVGLFSWYTRLALSLTPLAALAAALALLAPLRRRTRIALALGAGGAAWAVVLTTSRAAWAGLVVAAVVLALSAGRSVRRVALPLTLAASVAAGCAVPDLRVRLERAFSADTNADRAAIWRACRAVIADHPLTGVGYKALPQVGRRYYETYSADTPVRSWCHDTPLSAWAEGGPLLAGAVLAWVALLVRAFLRARRAGDPLARAAAAGALAALAALTVNALVHDVLWAMEPLYANGFLLAAAAVLARPRSAGASRARPVLRAVP; encoded by the coding sequence GTGCGCCCGGCGGAAGCGGTGGTCGTTCACGCGCAGGGAGGGCGGGCCGACGCGGCCCGCGCGGCGCTGGTGCGCCTGGCCTGGGCCGGCGCGGCGCTGACCGCGGCCTCGCTGCCGGTCTCCATCGCCGGCATGCAGATCGGCGCGGGGGTCGCGCTGGGGGCGCTCCTCCTGCGGCGCCTCGCCGGCGGGCGCGGGCCCCCGGTCCCGGCGCCCGGCGCGCAGGTGGCGCTCGCGACGGTGGTGCTGCTCGGCGCCGCGCTGGCGTCGATCGCGATCGCGGCGCTGGCCGGCGCCGGGGCGGGCCGCCTCGATCACGTCCTCTACGCGCGGGGCCTCGCGGTGCCGCTCGTGTTCCTGCTCGCGATCGAGCGCGGGGATCCCGGCGAGGATCCCGAGGCGCCGCGCCGCCGGGCGCTCGCGCTGGTGGTGGCGTGGGCGGTGGCGGCGCTCGTGCCCGCGTCGATCGCGTGGGCGCAGCACCGGACCGGCTTCGACCTGCTCCACGCGCTCGGCCTGCGCGACGCGCCGCTCCGCGCGAAGCTCTACACCGGGGTCGGCCCGCTCGACGTCCCCACCGGGCGCTACGGGGCGGTCGGCCTGTTCAGCTGGTACACGCGGCTGGCGCTCTCGCTCACGCCGCTCGCCGCGCTCGCGGCCGCGCTCGCGCTGCTCGCGCCGCTGCGCCGGCGGACCCGGATCGCGCTCGCGCTCGGCGCCGGGGGCGCCGCCTGGGCCGTCGTGCTCACCACCTCGCGCGCGGCCTGGGCCGGCCTCGTCGTGGCCGCGGTGGTGCTGGCGCTCTCGGCGGGGCGGAGCGTCCGGCGCGTGGCGCTGCCGCTCACCCTCGCCGCGTCGGTGGCGGCCGGCTGCGCCGTCCCCGACCTGCGCGTGCGGCTGGAGCGGGCCTTCTCCGCCGACACCAACGCCGACCGGGCCGCCATCTGGCGCGCCTGCCGGGCGGTGATCGCCGACCACCCGCTCACCGGGGTCGGCTACAAGGCGCTCCCCCAGGTGGGCCGGCGCTACTACGAGACCTACAGCGCCGACACCCCGGTCCGCTCGTGGTGCCACGACACGCCGCTGTCGGCCTGGGCGGAGGGCGGCCCGCTGCTCGCGGGCGCGGTGCTGGCCTGGGTGGCGCTGCTGGTGCGCGCGTTCCTGCGCGCCCGCCGGGCCGGCGACCCCCTCGCCCGGGCCGCCGCGGCCGGGGCGCTGGCGGCGCTCGCCGCACTGACCGTGAACGCGCTGGTGCACGACGTGCTGTGGGCGATGGAGCCGCTGTACGCGAACGGGTTCCTGCTCGCGGCGGCCGCGGTGCTGGCGCGGCCGCGCTCCGCGGGGGCGTCCCGCGCGCGGCCCGTGCTGCGGGCCGTCCCCTGA
- a CDS encoding ABC transporter ATP-binding protein, with translation MTGTITFEDVGMCYRLHRERVRSFKEAVLGGFRHLREADELWALRGVSFEVRPGEAVGLVGANGSGKSTLLKLAAGVLRPTEGRVRVEGRVAPIIELAAGFDPELSGRDNVFLNGALMGRARRDMARRLERIFAFAELEGFEDVPVKNYSSGMYARLGFAIAVDVEPEILVVDEVLAVGDERFQARCLERIRALLAGGTTLFLVSHQMDQVAAVCRRVLLLHRGGVCHDGAPADAIRRYRELQGFTPPPVARTG, from the coding sequence ATGACCGGGACCATCACCTTCGAGGACGTGGGGATGTGCTACCGCCTGCACCGGGAGCGGGTGCGCTCGTTCAAGGAGGCGGTGCTGGGCGGCTTCCGGCACCTGCGCGAGGCGGACGAGCTGTGGGCGCTGCGCGGCGTGAGCTTCGAGGTGCGCCCGGGCGAGGCGGTGGGGCTGGTCGGCGCGAACGGCTCGGGGAAGAGCACGCTCCTCAAGCTCGCGGCCGGCGTGCTGCGCCCGACCGAGGGCCGGGTGCGGGTGGAGGGGCGGGTGGCGCCCATCATCGAGCTCGCCGCCGGCTTCGACCCCGAGCTCTCCGGCCGCGACAACGTGTTCCTGAACGGCGCGCTGATGGGCCGGGCCCGGCGCGACATGGCGCGGCGGCTGGAGCGGATCTTCGCGTTCGCCGAGCTGGAGGGCTTCGAGGACGTGCCGGTGAAGAACTACAGCTCCGGCATGTACGCGCGGCTCGGGTTCGCCATCGCGGTGGACGTCGAGCCGGAGATCCTGGTGGTGGACGAGGTGCTGGCGGTGGGCGACGAGCGCTTCCAGGCGCGCTGCCTGGAGCGGATCCGCGCGCTGCTCGCGGGCGGGACCACGCTGTTCCTCGTCTCGCACCAGATGGACCAGGTGGCGGCGGTGTGCCGGCGGGTGCTGCTCCTGCACCGGGGCGGCGTGTGCCACGACGGCGCGCCGGCCGACGCGATCCGGCGCTACCGGGAGCTGCAGGGCTTCACGCCGCCGCCGGTGGCGCGGACCGGCTGA
- a CDS encoding glycosyltransferase: MPIALEREPREPDTLPDPDAPEPEPDRLPAALAAARAVAERERRRAEALEERLRAVEGALHDVEASRAWRAALVYYRVRDAVPAAAWARRAARALRRSVRARLGAAGPERAPARLPAAGGAGPLAGMTLGHRGRVSVVLPVFDQADLLPAAIESVLAQTHRDLELIVVNDGSRDGVERVLDRYADHPRVVVLTQPNQKLPSALNSGFAVATGEWFTWTSADNLLLPNQLEVLLARLRARPDLAMVYSDYQAIDGEGRPLRDPAFRPQDQDPRDPSRMRLPREVTTENLLRSGDNFIGASFLYRRDAARLLGPYAEDTFGGEDYDYWLRMHALFGIGHVDEVLYRYRVHENSLNARARALRIADAVDRLRARHEARLAALAAPPAWRCTGLAVPGVRLAGPGEPCDVSAHLLSRRDDPAVAEAARRPDVLRVCVVDGPLDALEREALAPYDLLLTREPGAQALASRWFPERAFLLDPSAAAPLLARVAAYRLFEKRRVPAPRHPPARVYPVASPLRVGLQAEGLDRGGLEQVVADLALNLPRERVRATVLVHARAPGAIGARLRDAGVDLVITGGDERRLARAAEERKLQVMSLHYSVAGAGDLGRRGLAGVYTAHNAYVWMEGAERARRAAALRAMDLVVAVSTPVERYVEEVFGVDARRVRVIPNGLDPRGLDAPPASRAALGIGEGDVAFVQVGRFAREKLQGVTVEAFRRIAGGLPRAHLVLAGAPADAGYAAEVAAAIRRAGLDDRVHLVHRAGRAEVAGLLRIADCLVQPSLVEGWSVAVMEAMYHGVPLVLTDVGSAREVVRGGIGLVLPNPYPRLATLDLAELRALARSYPEANLAALAEAMREVALHRDAWRARAAAGRARVLGELDVATMARAYADAFEDAWRRARKPAPR, encoded by the coding sequence GTGCCCATCGCCCTCGAGCGCGAGCCCCGCGAGCCAGACACCCTCCCCGATCCGGACGCCCCCGAACCGGAACCGGACCGCCTCCCCGCGGCGCTCGCCGCGGCGCGCGCGGTCGCCGAGCGCGAGCGCCGGCGCGCCGAGGCGCTGGAGGAGCGCCTCCGGGCGGTCGAGGGCGCGCTCCACGACGTGGAGGCGAGCCGCGCCTGGCGCGCGGCGCTCGTGTACTACCGCGTGCGCGACGCCGTGCCGGCCGCGGCCTGGGCGCGCCGGGCGGCCCGCGCGCTGCGCCGGAGCGTGCGGGCGCGGCTCGGGGCGGCCGGGCCGGAGCGCGCGCCGGCCCGGCTCCCGGCGGCGGGCGGCGCGGGGCCGCTCGCCGGGATGACGCTCGGCCACCGCGGGCGCGTGAGCGTGGTCCTGCCGGTGTTCGACCAGGCCGACCTGCTGCCGGCCGCCATCGAGAGCGTGCTCGCCCAGACCCACCGCGACCTCGAGCTCATCGTGGTGAACGACGGCTCGCGCGACGGCGTCGAGCGGGTGCTGGACCGCTACGCCGATCACCCGCGGGTGGTGGTGCTCACGCAGCCCAACCAGAAGCTCCCCTCGGCGCTGAACAGCGGCTTCGCCGTCGCGACCGGCGAGTGGTTCACCTGGACGTCCGCCGACAACCTGCTGCTGCCGAACCAGCTCGAGGTGCTGCTGGCCCGGCTCCGCGCCCGGCCCGACCTCGCCATGGTCTACTCGGACTACCAGGCCATCGACGGCGAGGGCCGGCCGCTCCGCGACCCCGCCTTCCGGCCGCAGGACCAGGATCCGCGGGACCCGAGCCGCATGCGCCTGCCGCGCGAGGTCACCACCGAGAACCTGCTCCGGAGCGGCGACAACTTCATCGGCGCGAGCTTCCTGTACCGGCGCGACGCGGCCCGCCTGCTCGGCCCGTACGCCGAGGACACCTTCGGCGGCGAGGACTACGACTACTGGCTGCGGATGCACGCGCTGTTCGGCATCGGGCACGTGGACGAGGTGCTGTACCGGTACCGCGTCCACGAGAACAGCCTGAACGCCCGGGCGCGGGCGCTGCGCATCGCCGACGCGGTGGACCGGCTGCGCGCCCGCCACGAGGCGCGGCTGGCGGCCCTGGCCGCGCCGCCGGCCTGGCGCTGCACCGGCCTGGCGGTCCCCGGCGTGCGGCTGGCCGGGCCGGGCGAGCCGTGCGACGTGTCGGCCCACCTGCTCTCCCGGCGCGACGACCCCGCGGTGGCGGAGGCCGCGCGCCGGCCGGACGTGCTGCGGGTGTGCGTGGTGGACGGGCCGCTCGACGCGCTGGAGCGCGAGGCGCTCGCCCCGTACGACCTGCTCCTCACCCGCGAGCCCGGGGCGCAGGCGCTCGCGAGCCGCTGGTTCCCGGAGCGGGCGTTCCTGCTCGACCCGTCCGCCGCCGCGCCGCTGCTCGCGCGCGTCGCCGCCTACCGCCTGTTCGAGAAGCGCCGCGTGCCCGCGCCGCGGCACCCGCCGGCGCGCGTCTACCCGGTCGCGTCGCCGCTGCGGGTGGGGCTCCAGGCGGAGGGGCTCGACCGCGGCGGCCTGGAGCAGGTCGTGGCCGACCTGGCGCTCAACCTCCCGCGCGAGCGGGTCCGCGCCACGGTGCTCGTGCACGCGCGCGCGCCCGGGGCCATCGGCGCGCGGCTGCGCGACGCCGGGGTGGACCTCGTGATCACCGGCGGGGACGAGCGGCGGCTGGCGCGCGCGGCGGAGGAGCGGAAGCTGCAGGTCATGAGCCTCCACTACAGCGTGGCCGGCGCCGGCGACCTGGGCCGGCGCGGGCTCGCCGGCGTGTACACCGCGCACAACGCCTACGTGTGGATGGAGGGCGCGGAGCGGGCGCGCCGGGCGGCGGCGCTGCGCGCGATGGACCTCGTCGTGGCGGTCTCGACGCCGGTCGAGCGCTACGTCGAGGAGGTCTTCGGGGTGGACGCGCGCCGGGTGCGCGTCATCCCGAACGGCCTCGACCCGCGCGGCCTCGACGCCCCGCCCGCCTCGCGCGCGGCGCTCGGGATCGGCGAGGGCGACGTGGCGTTCGTGCAGGTGGGGCGGTTCGCGCGAGAGAAGCTGCAGGGCGTGACGGTCGAGGCGTTCCGCCGGATCGCCGGCGGGCTCCCGCGCGCGCACCTGGTGCTGGCGGGCGCGCCGGCCGACGCCGGCTACGCCGCCGAGGTGGCCGCGGCCATCCGGCGGGCGGGCCTCGACGACCGGGTGCACCTCGTCCACCGGGCGGGCCGGGCCGAGGTGGCGGGGCTGCTCCGGATCGCCGACTGCCTGGTGCAGCCTTCGCTGGTGGAGGGCTGGAGCGTGGCGGTGATGGAGGCGATGTACCACGGGGTGCCGCTCGTGCTCACCGACGTCGGCTCGGCCCGGGAGGTGGTGCGCGGCGGCATCGGCCTGGTGCTGCCCAACCCGTACCCGCGCCTGGCGACGCTCGACCTCGCCGAGCTGCGCGCGCTGGCCCGCAGCTACCCGGAGGCGAACCTCGCTGCGCTCGCCGAGGCGATGCGCGAGGTGGCGCTGCACCGCGACGCGTGGCGGGCGCGGGCGGCGGCGGGGCGGGCGCGCGTGCTCGGCGAGCTGGACGTCGCCACCATGGCGCGCGCGTACGCCGACGCGTTCGAGGACGCCTGGCGCCGCGCGCGCAAGCCGGCGCCGCGGTGA
- a CDS encoding ABC transporter permease, giving the protein MTALSPSASTTRPAAPPAAPALARAAADVWRFRELLALLVLRDLKVRYKRSVLGMIWTLLNPLLQMVVYTLVFSTILRIGVPDYPLFVLCGLLPWSLLAVGTTGASTALVGNQSLIRKVAVPQAVYPLAVVGSKLADALLSIPALALLAFATGRPPGASWAWLPLALACAAAFTAGLALLLSSATVFFRDLRHLVELLFQVWFYVTPVFYPASFLEQLPVPALRAVLAANPAAPIVRLFQESVYEGRSPAASTVAFAMLAALVSLAVGGAVFTRCEHGHIHHL; this is encoded by the coding sequence GTGACCGCGCTCTCTCCCTCCGCCTCGACGACCCGCCCCGCCGCGCCCCCCGCGGCGCCCGCGCTGGCGCGCGCCGCCGCCGACGTCTGGCGCTTCCGCGAGCTGCTCGCGCTGCTGGTGCTGCGCGACCTCAAGGTCCGCTACAAGCGCAGCGTCCTCGGGATGATCTGGACGCTGCTCAACCCGCTGCTCCAGATGGTCGTCTACACCCTGGTGTTCTCGACCATCCTGCGGATCGGCGTCCCCGACTACCCGCTGTTCGTCCTGTGCGGGCTGCTCCCGTGGTCCCTGCTCGCGGTGGGGACCACCGGCGCCTCCACGGCGCTCGTCGGGAACCAGTCGCTCATCCGGAAGGTGGCCGTGCCGCAGGCGGTGTACCCGCTCGCGGTGGTGGGCTCGAAGCTCGCCGACGCGCTGCTCTCGATCCCGGCGCTGGCGCTGCTGGCGTTCGCCACCGGCCGGCCGCCCGGCGCGAGCTGGGCCTGGCTCCCGCTCGCGCTCGCCTGCGCGGCCGCGTTCACGGCGGGGCTGGCGCTGCTGCTCTCGTCGGCGACGGTGTTCTTCCGCGACCTGCGCCACCTCGTCGAGCTGCTGTTCCAGGTCTGGTTCTACGTGACGCCGGTGTTCTACCCGGCGAGCTTCCTCGAGCAGCTCCCGGTGCCCGCCCTGCGCGCCGTGCTCGCCGCGAACCCCGCCGCGCCCATCGTGCGGCTCTTCCAGGAGAGCGTGTACGAGGGCCGCAGCCCGGCCGCCTCCACCGTCGCGTTCGCGATGCTGGCGGCGCTCGTCTCGCTCGCGGTCGGCGGCGCGGTGTTCACCCGCTGCGAGCACGGCCACATCCACCACCTCTGA
- a CDS encoding glycosyltransferase, giving the protein MAAHAVNSPAYWEARFATGDWDAHGGPAQARFFAEVGLSLLAPEVVEDLRARRATVCDLGCGEGEGTAALAAGLGLPVAGADVSAAAVAAARRRHPGLAFERADGVPPAEVDALFTSNTLEHFRDPWGALAAALGRVRRWAVLLVPFEERDRIPEHEATFEWESFPAEVAGFDLWDLRAEDVSGRPGSRWPGAQALAVYARRGAPDLPPRPAPAVAALAARAAALAGVNRALAAERDAWRAERDALAAALARAEGWLSGEAGALAAALEAARAPRGYAAGRLLGALRRAPGDVVRGSLRGARARWRAGVDEDGRSCAAAAADALGAPDPLRDGAAAARALAAGPGAPPPSSDPPYRAHVRALAERAVAPGPPRSRSGDALRALAARACGAPAAVVFPPLLPWTFLRQRPQQLARALARRGCAVVFCTPDPARDEVDGLRELEPGLFLASDLRLAGELERPVLWLMWPQHRVHAALLRRPRLVYDCVDHASLDPLHGPAMEADRAALARDAELVLATAPRLAAGLRPLREDVRLVPNAVAPEDFALPPGAPVPEDLAAVLAEGRPVVGYMGAFAPWIDWALLNAVTARAPDLSFVLLGADYGGALARLARRPNVHVLGEKPHPALAGYACRLDAAVIPFVLDEVTRAASPVKLHEYLAAGAPVVSTPIDACLGEPAVAVAEGPDAFLAALRGALGRRDDPAHRALREQAVAANTWRARAEQVLRALGAPP; this is encoded by the coding sequence ATGGCCGCCCACGCCGTGAACTCGCCCGCGTACTGGGAGGCGCGCTTCGCCACGGGCGACTGGGACGCCCACGGCGGGCCGGCCCAGGCGCGGTTCTTCGCCGAGGTGGGCCTGTCGCTCCTCGCGCCCGAGGTCGTCGAGGACCTGCGCGCCCGCCGGGCCACGGTCTGCGACCTCGGCTGCGGCGAGGGGGAGGGGACCGCCGCGCTCGCGGCCGGGCTCGGGCTGCCGGTGGCGGGCGCGGACGTGTCCGCCGCGGCCGTCGCGGCCGCGCGGCGCCGCCACCCCGGCCTCGCGTTCGAGCGCGCCGACGGCGTGCCGCCCGCCGAGGTGGACGCGCTGTTCACCTCGAACACGCTGGAGCACTTCCGCGACCCCTGGGGCGCGCTGGCGGCGGCGCTCGGCCGGGTGCGGCGCTGGGCCGTCCTGCTCGTGCCGTTCGAGGAGCGGGACCGCATCCCCGAGCACGAGGCCACGTTCGAGTGGGAGAGCTTCCCGGCCGAGGTGGCGGGCTTCGATCTCTGGGATCTCCGCGCCGAGGACGTGTCGGGGCGGCCCGGCTCGCGCTGGCCGGGCGCGCAGGCGCTGGCGGTGTACGCGCGCCGCGGCGCCCCGGACCTGCCGCCGCGCCCCGCGCCGGCGGTGGCGGCGCTCGCCGCGCGCGCCGCCGCGCTCGCCGGGGTGAACCGGGCGCTCGCGGCGGAGCGGGACGCCTGGCGGGCGGAGCGCGACGCGCTCGCGGCGGCGCTGGCCCGGGCCGAGGGCTGGCTCTCCGGCGAGGCGGGCGCGCTCGCCGCGGCGCTCGAGGCGGCCCGCGCGCCGCGCGGCTACGCGGCGGGCCGGCTGCTCGGCGCGCTCCGGCGCGCGCCGGGGGACGTCGTCCGCGGCTCGCTGCGGGGCGCGCGGGCGCGGTGGCGCGCGGGGGTGGACGAGGACGGCCGGTCCTGCGCCGCCGCCGCCGCGGACGCCCTGGGCGCGCCCGACCCGCTCCGCGACGGCGCCGCGGCCGCCCGCGCGCTCGCGGCCGGGCCAGGGGCGCCGCCGCCCTCGTCCGACCCGCCCTACCGCGCCCACGTGCGGGCGCTGGCGGAGCGCGCCGTCGCCCCGGGGCCGCCGCGCTCGCGCTCGGGGGACGCCCTCCGCGCGCTCGCCGCCCGCGCCTGCGGCGCGCCGGCCGCGGTGGTGTTCCCGCCGCTGCTCCCCTGGACGTTCCTGCGGCAGCGGCCGCAGCAGCTCGCCCGGGCGCTCGCCCGCCGCGGCTGCGCGGTGGTGTTCTGCACCCCGGACCCGGCCCGCGACGAGGTGGACGGGCTGCGCGAGCTGGAGCCCGGGCTGTTCCTCGCCTCCGACCTGCGCCTGGCCGGCGAGCTGGAGCGGCCTGTGCTCTGGCTGATGTGGCCGCAGCACCGCGTCCACGCGGCGCTCCTGCGCCGGCCGCGCCTGGTCTACGACTGCGTGGACCACGCCTCGCTCGACCCGCTGCACGGGCCGGCCATGGAGGCGGATCGCGCCGCCCTCGCGCGCGACGCGGAGCTCGTGCTCGCGACCGCGCCCCGGCTCGCGGCGGGGCTGCGCCCGCTGCGCGAGGACGTGCGGCTCGTGCCGAACGCGGTGGCGCCGGAGGACTTCGCACTCCCGCCCGGCGCGCCGGTGCCGGAGGACCTCGCCGCCGTGCTCGCCGAGGGCCGGCCGGTGGTCGGGTACATGGGCGCGTTCGCGCCCTGGATCGACTGGGCGCTCCTGAACGCGGTGACCGCGCGCGCGCCGGACCTCTCCTTCGTGCTGCTCGGGGCGGACTACGGCGGCGCGCTCGCCCGGCTCGCGCGGCGGCCCAACGTGCACGTGCTGGGCGAGAAGCCGCACCCGGCGCTGGCCGGGTACGCCTGCCGCCTGGACGCGGCGGTGATCCCGTTCGTGCTGGACGAGGTCACCCGCGCCGCCTCGCCGGTGAAGCTCCACGAGTACCTCGCGGCCGGCGCCCCCGTGGTCTCGACGCCCATCGACGCCTGCCTCGGCGAGCCGGCGGTCGCTGTCGCCGAGGGGCCGGACGCGTTCCTGGCCGCGCTGCGGGGCGCCCTGGGCCGGCGGGACGACCCCGCGCACCGCGCGCTCCGCGAGCAGGCCGTCGCCGCGAACACCTGGCGCGCGCGCGCCGAGCAGGTGCTGCGGGCGCTCGGCGCGCCGCCCTGA
- a CDS encoding LptF/LptG family permease has translation MILFRYVARRMLGAFLVALAGVVGIYLAVDFVDNAAAYTGAGWLPAVLQLYAYKAAGVVYMVAPAALILGAGIATSMFRQTREYTAMRAVGLGPWRLAVPVLAVTLLAGGVLVVLNDVVGVQAAERAEEITAHRFARGGNLRRFLAAREPKRWFRGVDGKRVYHLRGNLPDGGFERVTVYELSEAFTLARRIDAARMHPDGRAWILEDVEDRTFRPDGSMALERAERKRYAFDEPPDAFAVIAGKPDQMRWSTLIRQIGIRKRLGQPVTEFQLERYDRLAYPFAGIPGALLALALALRRDRKGHLSAALLEAVGVTLLFWGMQGVSSALGLSGRVAPWVASWAPNVVFLALGAIAVHRAR, from the coding sequence GTGATCCTGTTCCGCTACGTCGCGCGGCGCATGCTCGGCGCGTTCCTGGTGGCCCTGGCCGGCGTGGTCGGCATCTACCTGGCCGTGGACTTCGTGGACAACGCCGCCGCGTACACCGGCGCCGGCTGGCTGCCCGCGGTGCTGCAGCTCTACGCGTACAAGGCCGCCGGCGTCGTGTACATGGTGGCCCCGGCCGCGCTGATCCTGGGCGCGGGCATCGCCACGTCCATGTTCCGCCAGACCCGCGAGTACACCGCCATGCGCGCGGTGGGGCTGGGCCCGTGGCGGCTGGCGGTCCCGGTGCTGGCGGTGACGCTGCTCGCCGGCGGCGTGCTGGTGGTGCTGAACGACGTGGTGGGCGTGCAGGCGGCGGAGCGCGCCGAGGAGATCACCGCGCACCGCTTCGCGCGCGGCGGCAACCTTCGCCGGTTCCTGGCGGCGCGGGAGCCGAAGCGCTGGTTCCGCGGCGTGGACGGAAAGCGCGTGTACCACCTGCGCGGCAACCTGCCCGACGGCGGCTTCGAGCGCGTCACCGTGTACGAGCTCTCCGAGGCGTTCACGCTGGCGCGGCGGATCGACGCCGCGCGGATGCACCCGGACGGCCGGGCCTGGATCCTGGAGGACGTCGAGGACCGGACGTTCCGGCCGGACGGGTCGATGGCGCTGGAGCGGGCGGAGCGCAAGCGGTACGCGTTCGACGAGCCGCCCGACGCGTTCGCCGTCATCGCGGGCAAGCCCGACCAGATGCGCTGGAGCACGCTCATCCGGCAGATCGGGATCCGCAAGCGGCTGGGCCAGCCGGTGACCGAGTTCCAGCTCGAGCGCTACGACCGGCTCGCGTACCCGTTCGCCGGCATCCCCGGCGCGCTGCTGGCGCTCGCGCTCGCGCTCCGGCGCGACCGCAAGGGGCACCTCTCCGCGGCGCTCCTCGAGGCGGTGGGCGTGACGCTCCTGTTCTGGGGCATGCAGGGCGTGAGCTCGGCGCTCGGCCTCTCGGGGCGCGTGGCCCCGTGGGTCGCCTCCTGGGCGCCGAACGTGGTGTTCCTGGCGCTCGGCGCGATCGCGGTGCACCGGGCGCGGTGA
- a CDS encoding glycosyltransferase family 2 protein, with translation MAQAVAAAIEWGLFALMAYTFAVALAGFLPRRAPAPAPPRHRFLVLVPAHDEAAVVAHAVGAALRQDHPRSMFRVVVVADNCSDDTAARARAAGADAVLERHDPRNLGKGHALAWARERALALYPADAVCVFDADNVMAPGFLSAMDARLSAGARVLQGTIEAKNPDDSWVTQASALQHAVAARLFERSRARLGFSALLNGTGYCVRTDVLRAWPPDPACLTDDRELQLRLLRAGVRVEWAPEAVTYDEKPATLAASWRQRVRWARGHLDVARRHTLPLLWRALRHRDLAALDGAVACLQPSRSAVAMLAGAGVAARVAAAALGHPAGPPHVPLGAWLPLLACPVAFPVAALAAERVPARVALRYGYTLLLQAAWAPLLVAGLLRRRDRRWGATRHTRSISVEARLAAGTAAGSTGPRGTVAGPRPGGERVA, from the coding sequence ATGGCGCAGGCGGTGGCAGCGGCGATCGAGTGGGGCCTGTTCGCCCTGATGGCGTACACGTTCGCGGTGGCGCTGGCGGGCTTCCTCCCGCGCCGCGCGCCCGCGCCCGCGCCGCCCCGCCACCGCTTCCTGGTGCTCGTCCCCGCCCACGACGAGGCGGCGGTGGTGGCGCACGCGGTGGGCGCGGCGCTCCGGCAGGATCACCCGCGGTCGATGTTCCGCGTGGTGGTGGTGGCGGACAACTGCTCGGACGACACCGCGGCCCGGGCCCGCGCCGCCGGCGCCGACGCGGTGCTGGAGCGGCACGACCCCCGCAACCTCGGCAAGGGGCACGCGCTCGCCTGGGCCCGCGAGCGCGCGCTGGCGCTCTACCCGGCGGACGCGGTGTGCGTGTTCGACGCCGACAACGTCATGGCGCCGGGCTTCCTCTCCGCCATGGACGCCCGCCTCTCCGCCGGCGCCCGCGTCCTCCAGGGCACCATCGAGGCGAAGAACCCGGACGACAGCTGGGTGACGCAGGCGAGCGCGCTCCAGCACGCGGTCGCGGCCCGCCTGTTCGAGCGCTCGCGCGCGCGGCTCGGCTTCTCCGCGCTCCTGAACGGCACCGGCTACTGCGTCCGCACCGACGTGCTGCGCGCCTGGCCGCCCGACCCCGCCTGCCTCACCGACGACCGCGAGCTGCAGCTCCGGCTGCTCCGCGCCGGCGTGCGGGTGGAGTGGGCCCCGGAGGCGGTCACCTACGACGAGAAGCCGGCCACGCTCGCCGCCTCGTGGCGCCAGCGCGTCCGCTGGGCGCGCGGCCACCTCGACGTGGCCCGCCGCCACACGCTGCCGCTGCTCTGGCGCGCGCTCCGGCACCGCGACCTCGCGGCGCTGGACGGCGCGGTGGCCTGCCTGCAGCCGTCGAGGTCGGCGGTGGCGATGCTCGCGGGCGCGGGGGTCGCGGCGCGCGTGGCGGCCGCGGCGCTGGGCCACCCGGCGGGCCCCCCGCACGTCCCGCTCGGCGCCTGGCTGCCGCTGCTCGCGTGCCCGGTGGCGTTCCCGGTGGCGGCGCTCGCCGCGGAGCGCGTGCCGGCGCGGGTGGCGCTCCGCTACGGGTACACGCTGCTCCTGCAGGCCGCCTGGGCGCCCCTGCTGGTGGCGGGGCTGCTGCGGCGGCGGGACCGGCGCTGGGGCGCGACGCGCCACACCCGGAGCATCTCGGTCGAGGCGAGGCTCGCGGCCGGCACGGCCGCCGGATCGACCGGCCCCCGCGGCACGGTGGCCGGGCCGCGGCCAGGCGGGGAGCGCGTCGCGTGA